The Antechinus flavipes isolate AdamAnt ecotype Samford, QLD, Australia chromosome 4, AdamAnt_v2, whole genome shotgun sequence genomic interval TCTTGAGATCCCTagttgaagaagaagaaatcagtaGAGGGATAGAATAAATGGTTCTTCTGTCAGAGTCCTGCCACTTAAAGAAGACCCATCAACATCCTCATTTACATAGAGCTTCAAGATTTACAAAGGACTCTTTTCCCATCAACCTAGTGACCTAAATGGTGTGAGTTTggtcatctccattttacagatgaggaagctgagctGAGTGTCATTCTACTTAGGTCTCTCTGGCTTTAAGactgaaaaatttcccatgatATCCCAGTGATTTGGGGGTATCCAGGGACACAGACATCCTCTAGCACCCTAACTCAGgctctatttttgccttttgccCTGCAAGGTGTGTGGTGAGAAGAACAGGTTTGAGAGGCTGATGGAGTATTTCCGGAATGAAGATAGCAACATTGACTTCATGGTGAGTGGGGGGCAGTGGGCTGGGGGAGACACAGTTGTTCTAGCCAAGTCCATTGGGTCACACTAGAAGCTTCAAGCTGGGAACTTGAATTCCTAGCTCATTCTCTGGCTGGCTTCGGACCTATGTTATCTCCCCAGGGGAAGCTTTATTGGTTCCTGGGGCTTCTTTGGAAGGCCTGAAGCCTCAGGGAGCCTGTACTGTAGGGAAAACTGAAGTTTTTAGGGTATTGAGGAACGGGGATGCTAAGAACTGGGAGGAGAGTTTGAATGGATTCGGAATAATGGGGAGGGGAAACAGGGAGCAggtgaaactgaggaaaagaaggtTAGGAGAATGGGCTGGCAATTGCGAGTTACCCAGTTGCCACTCTCAGAAACTGACCATCGACTGTCCCTGTCCCCAGGTGGCTTGTATGCAGTTTATCAACATCGTGGTGCATTCCGTGGAGAACATGAATTTTCGAGTCTTCTTGCAGTATGAGTTCACACACCTGGGCCTGGATGTTTACCTGGAGGTGAGCCCTGGTGCTGGCAATCCAGCACTAGCAGCAAGAGACCTTATTCAGCCATGCTGTTGTCTGAAGGTGTAACCTTGGGCTAGAAGCATAGGTGGTCACCCAGGCCAAGCCCTGGCCCTTGCCTTTGGCTCATGAGATCCTagaattcagagctggaagagattgtCCAGTGCAAGCCTGTCATTTTATAGAGGGTCCAAGgaagaagtgacttgcccgagATTACAGTGAGTTAGCGTTAGAAACTGGACTGTAATTTAAGGCCCCGAGCCCCATGttcgttctttctttttttttttttaaatttttatttaataattactttatatccaTGCCAGatcccatgccagggtaattttttttttttacaacattatcccttgcactcgtttctgttccaattttttttccctccctccctccaccccctcccctagatggcaagcagtcctttatatgttggatatgttgcagtatatcctagatacaatatatgtttgcagaaccgaacagttctcttgttgcatagggagaattggattcggaaggtataaataacccgggaagaaaaacaaaaatgcagatagttcacattcgtttcccagtgttctttctttgagtgtagctgcttctgtccgtcatttatcaattgaaactcaggtctctttgtcaaagaaatccacttccatcaaaatatgtcttcatacaatatcgttgtcgaagtgtataatgatctcctggttctgctcatctcacttagcatcagtccatgtaggtctcgccagtcctctctgtattcatcctgctggtcatttcttacagactgTGCCCTTTAGCCTGAGCATGAGATGGTCTTAGACATTAACTGACTACACATTTGAGAGCAGGACATATGGACATCTAAGGAGAAACAAATCCACAGTGGGGCTTGCtgattgtaaattgtaaagccTGGGGCTGAAAATTATGTGTGCTTTTTGAAGAAAGAGCTAGGATGTCTGGAGGAAGTCATCTTTGGGGGACTTTGTGCCCTACCTGAGTAGggaataaaaaagtaaactatTAAGTCTAAGTTTTCTGATCAATTCTAGAAGGCTTTCTGGAGGAGGAATCTTTTGGGGTAATTTTTTAAACGGGAGGATTGGTAGGCCTTGCTTCTCTTCTCTGTTTGGGCGAAGGGGCTTTTCCTGGacctcatcctcttcctcccccttttccccggTGGTAGAGGTTGCGGCTGACAGAGAGTGACAAGCTGCAGGTGCAGATCCAGGCGTATCTGGATAACGTGTTTGATGTGGGTGCCCTCCTGGAGGACACGGAAACCAAGAACGCCGTTCTGGAGCACATGGAGGAGCTGCAGGAGCAGGTGGCCTTGGTAAGAGGGGGGGACCAGGGAGGAGGCCCCCTTCTATTGCAGCCCCCCAGACTCAGCAAGATTCAGGGCATAGAAGGAAGGACCCCTGGAAGGAACCCGGAACACCTAGTGGTGAGTCTGGGAGCCCAGGAGTCAGAACTCCTGTTCAGGTACCGACTTCTTCATTAGGGGCTCTCCCCTGTCCCCTGGGAGAAAATTTTGGGGTTTATTGACTTCTGCCACAAGGAGGAGGATTGGGGGGATGGATGAGCCCATTGAGCTTCTGTCTCCCACTTTGATCCtgctctccctgcctccctcccggGCAGACTGGTGCACAGGCATCCAGGACTCTGCATGGTACCCGCATTGGTGGGTATACCCCACAGAGAGAGCAGGAGAGCTGGCAGGGAAGAGGACACATTCTGGGGTCTCTGAGTGGAATGCCGGCTCTTGGACCAGAAAGAGAGGGGGACTGGAGAATGCAGTCCAGGAGGGGGCTCCTGCCAGCCGGCTTCCTTGTTCCCAGTTCCCGCACTCGGGAGAGTAAGACAGAAAGGGCCCAGAAGCGAGGGATTCCTGTCCCTCCCCCCTCCTGGGTGCCCACCCCCTCGCCTGATGTCAGCAGCCACGGGTGGGTGTGCTCACCATGTGCTGGTGCCATAGCTGACAGAGCGGCTCCGGGAGGCAGAGAACGAGTCCATGGCCAAGATCGCTGAGCTGGAGAAGCAGCTGAGCAGTACCCGAAAGGATCTGGACCTGCTGCGGGTGAGCGAGGGCCCGAGGccggaggtgggggaaggaggggacgGAAGTGGCCGGGGGgcatggagaaagggaagggcgGCAGGGCAAGGCTTGGGCCGGTGAGCGAGGCTGGCACTGCCAGGTGAGGCTGTGGCGGGGGCTTGATGCCCTCCGAGGGCCGATTAATCCCGTCCTTCTCTGGGGGTGTGGGACCCAGGAGCGCCACAGTGAGTGTGCCAGCATGGGCACCTCCCAGCTGCCCCCGGACCCCAAGAAGGTACCGGCCCTCAGCCCCGTCCCAGCCCAGCCCTCCGCCTTGGAGCTTAAGCTGGAGGAGCTGGAGAGGAAAGGGTTAATCCGAATCCTGAGAGGACCCGGAGAAGACATCACCATTGAGATCATCCCGGTTGTTGTGGCAACCCCACCTGACACGATGACGATGACGACAAAACCGGAGACGCTTGGGGCGCCCGCCTCCCCCTCGGGCACAGGTGTTTACAGGCCGGGGTCAGGGATGGGCTGAGAGAGGCAGGCTCTGTGCGGGGCCATTGGGAGGCTCTCCCCCTAAGGCGGGGGCCCGGGTGGGCCTGGGAGAGGGCCCGCGTCTCCCTTACGGGGAGCGGTGCCCTGGGACGGGCTTGGCTGGGGCAAGAGCGCCCGTTGGGTGCCAGCAGGCCCGCCTTGGAATCGGGCTCCTGGTGAAGGGCCAGTGGCCGCGGGCCCCACTTTCCTCGTCCTCAAATAGGAGGTTGGACTGGATGAGTTCGTTTGTTTCCCACACTGCGTCCAATGCTGTGAGCAGACGTTTGGGTGCCCCCCGAGCCTCCTGGAGACACAGGGGGGCTTTCACCAACGCTTCCTCGAAGTCCCCTGCTGGGACCGGAGCATGGGCCAAGGTGGCCCTGGATCGGCGGGGGCGTAGTGGACACATGGGTCAGGCCAGGCCCAGGAGAGGGAGGAGCACCAGGGGAGAAGGGGACGGCCGTGGCTTAGAGGTGCCTCTGATGGGTTGGGAAGGGGCAGATCCTCAAGCAGAGTGCCCCCGGGAGTCCTGAGCACCAGGAAATCTGGGTTTCCTAGGAAGCTCGAGAAACTTCTGTCACCTTGTGCCGTTGCCAGGATCTGCAATCTGCCTGCAAGGGGAAGATGACTGTCCAATTCTGCTGCTTTTTCTAGATCTCCCTCCTCCAGCAACTCCTCCCGCTGCATCTGTCTGTCctccaccgccgccgccgccgctgccacAGTCCCCCCCAGTCTCTGCCTCTCCTGCCCCTCAGGAAACCCCAGCCTCAgcaccccctccccctccaccccttcccgGTCACCTGGATCTGCCCCCTGCCCCACCGTTACCTGGAGCTGAACCGTCCCCAGCGCCGCCGCCTCCGCCTCCGCCTCCGCCAGGGACCAGTGGGACGGTGCCCCCTCCTCCTCCCGGGGGCCTTCCCGGGGCTTTTGGGGGACCCACTCCAGAAACTGGTGCAGGTGAGTGGGCCGGGAGTGAGGGGGTTCTTTTTTAGGCAGGGTGTGGATACGGGCAGTGACTCTGGTATCCTTCGCCCCCTCCAGGCAGGGGAGAGGTGAGGTGTCCCTGTGTCCGGGGGCTCTGCTCCAGAGATCCTGAGGGGAAACCTGCATTTTGCTGGTCTCAGACTGcgtccctcccccactccctcccatcTGTCagcccccttttcttcctttttggccCATCTTTCCCctgaaataaaaaccattttattTCTCGCCCACGACCCTCTGTATCATACCTCCCGTCTCCAACTCATCTCCCGGGCCGCTGTCCCCAACTCCGGCCGCGGGCGCTGACCGGCTTCCCCGCCCCCGACTCACCCCGTTTCTGCTCTGTGCAGTGAAGGCCAAGAAACCGATTCAGACCAAGTTCCGGATGCCAGTTTTCAACTGGGTGGCCCTCAAGCCCAGCCAGATCACAGGCACCGTCTTTACCGAGATCAACGACGAGAAGGTGCTCCAGGTACGGCCCCCTCCTCCTCGGCCCGGGAAACCCGGCCTGGCCACGGCAGCTCTGGCTCCCCCTCGGTCTCCAGGCAGGGCAGCCAACAGCTGGGGCTTTCTTACTGTTTGGGGGTCGAACCCAGGACCTACCGGCTACGGCGTGGAGCCAGCCTGGGCTGGGGCAGGATGGCCTGCGGCCTCCAGGACACGGCGCCCACCTCACCGGCGGAGGACTGGCGCCGTGCTCCTCTGGGGCGTCTCCCCGCTCGGTCTCTGGCCCTGAATCCACCAATCCCTTCTCTTCTGTGCTAGGAACTGGATATGAGTGACTTTGAGGAACAGTTCAAGACCAAGTCCCAGGGCCCTTCATTGGACCTGAATGCCCTAAAAGCCAAGACAGCACACAAGGCCCCCAGCAAGGTGACGCTCATCGAGGCGAACCGGGCGAAGAATCTGGCCATCACCTTACGCAAAGGCAACCTGAGCACTGACCGGATCTGCCAGGCCATCGAGACGTGAGTGCTCTGATCGCTGACCTCTCTGCTCTTGCCATTCTCCTTCCTTACACCTCTCGCGGAGCCCCCCTTCCCCAGGACCGGGAGAGTCTCCCGGggttctcctttccccttccccaggaCCGGGAGAGATCTCCCGGggttctcctttccccttccccaggaCCGGGAGAGTCTCCCGGggttctccttcccccttctccaggACTGGGAGAGATCTCCCGGgattctccttcccccttccccaggaACGGGAGAGATCTCCCAGggttctccttcccccttccccaggaACGGGAGAGATCTCCCGGgattctccttcccccttccccaggaACGGGAGAGTCTCCCGGggttctccttcccccttctccaggACTGGGAGAGATCTCCCGGggttctccttcccttcttaccCATAAGTAAGATACCTATGGGAGACCTTACCCATGGGAAATCTCTCTTACTTGGTCTCTCTcaagccccagtttcctcatctgtaaaaagggcataataatagcacctgcatcTCAGGGCTGTTGtaagataaaagtgaaataacttCCCAcataaagtgcttcataaatgctatcaattttttttgcattgtcaaaacaaattcccattttGGCCATGTCTAGAAAATGTGTCTAATTCTGCATATCAATCCGTCACTTTTCTGTCAGGAGTTGGTGGGTATGGGACTCTGCCCATGCACATATAAACTTGTGCATGGACCCAGTGATGTGTCTACGGATGGGGATCTACCCATCCCTTCCACCTGCCATGTTCTTTCCTGTCCCTGTATTCAGAGGATCTCGGACCTAGAACATGGGAAGGCCTTTGAGAGCCTAGGTTTAGAGCTAGGAAGGACCTgcaaggtcatctagtccaaagccCTCTTCCacattgaggaaattgagacctgaAGTGACTGAAACCGGTGGCCATGCAGGCAGTCTGAACCCAAGTCTTTGAGCCCCAACTCTCCACTGTGCCCCCCATGGAGGGACATGGCACCGACCTCACTGGGTCTAGCTGGGTTTGGAACAGAAAGAGGAAATCTGGGATGATTTCAGTCTGTTTTCCTTTCACTGAGACGGAAGCTGAGGCTTGGGGCAGGGACTTGCCTCTTATCATATAGGTAGTTgttggcagagccaggattcgaAGCTGGGCCCTTTGGCCATGGGGAAATGGCCACTTCCCCAGCTCTGTCTTCCTCATCCCCTGGAATTGTCAGCCAGCCTTTTTTGACCCTCTGTTTCCTGTCGGGCAGCATTCTTGGAGCTTGGAGTGACAGAAATGTTAGATGGGCTTCCCTAGCAGATTGCTGCAGGCACAGATAGGGAATGTCTAAGCCTTGCTAGAGTTGGGCTTGGACAGGGTTTGAATAGGCTTTGAAGGGTGAGTAGAATtgatggaaaatggagaaaagagctctgaggaggaggagaaagagggtaCACTAATGCAGTATGGGCACAAGGAAGGCCTGTCTGGGGATAGGGGACAGTAAAGAGAGAGACCTGGTTGGGATTCATTCAGAGGAAAGAGAGCCATGgcttgaattaatgaatgaaaaagcatttattaagcacttactttgtacCAAGCAAATTCTAGGTATGCAAAAAAGAGAtgatccctactctcaaggagcttacctccTATTTGAGGAAGACAATAAGAAAGGgatgaggggagggaaaaaaatatccGTTAAGCACCTTATGTGGTCAAGGCACcatactaaatgctttacaaatagaGTCCCATTGGATCCTCACACTAGacccattttactgttgaggaaactgaggcagacagaggttgagTGACTAGTTCAGAGCCACACAGCTGATGGGTATGAcctgcctgaggctggatttgaacttgggtgttcctgactctgggccctgCTCGAATCTATGACAGGCAGTTGCTTCTAAGAGCTTCTGAGGATGCTAGGGCAAGCCCAGTTGTGCTTTAGGTACAAATGTCAGGGCCCCAGACGCAGCATCAGCCAGCCCCTCCTGTGTGCCCCGAAGCATTTACCTAGGGtacagaaagaggaaaagcttcctgccctcagggaagcCGCAGGCTAGTAGGGGAGGCCATAGCATGGTGGGTCATGGGTGTGAGCACTGGGAGGACTCACGCCCCACCTCCCTCCCAGGTACGACCTTCAGGCCCTCAGCCTGGATTTCCTGGAGCTCCTGACTCGATTCCTCCCCACCGAGTACGAGCTGAGCCTCATTGGACGCTATGAGAAGGAGCAGCGGCCCCTGGAGGAGCTGTCTGACGAGGACCGGTTCATGCTGCGCTTCAGCCGCATCCCCCGCCTGTCGGAGAGGATGGCTACTCTGGCTTTCCTGGGCAACTTCCCGGACACCGCCCAGCTGCTCATGCCGGTGTGGATGCTCAGGGAGGCCGGTGGCTGGGAAGGGTCCTTTTGGGGGCATTTGGGAGAGCCCCCAGCCAAACCCCAATAATGAACACTTCCATTCATatggcatggagacttaagtttACAAAGAAAGCATTTCAAAATGTCCCCAGGCCAGTAGGTATTTCTTATTGCCTGACTTTAGGGTCACAAGCCCGCCTTACATTCTCTTCCCCATCAGTCCACCTCCTCACCCTTGGTTTCCCTTCCTACAGCAACTGAACGCCATTATTGCTGCTTCCATATCCCTCAAGTCTTCTGACAAGCTTCGAAACATCTTAGAGGTGAGGGGATAGAGGAACAGAAGTAATGGGCTctgggtcacctagctgcccctggaagaAACCTCAAAGAGCATATAATCCAAGGATTTTTAACCTGGAGTctgtgaaatttctttttaaagatattttgttaaatggatttcaatataattgatttctttgatattactattttatttgataCATTTAAAAACTGTTCCTAGAAAGGGTCCACAAGCTTCCCCGTCTCCTGCAGTATTATGCTGTGACACTGAGAAAGGCTAAGAAAGTCtaatggcatccattcattttatcaATGGACTCCAAAGGCTCAAAGGCCCTAGCCTAGACCCCCCCTTACACACAGGTGTTAGTGCCATAGTTGAATCCGAACCTAGATTCTCTGATTTAAAATCTGGGGCTCTTTCCATAGCACAGCTGTTTCTAGAGGCTTTCTGGTGGGGAGAGAATGGGGTTCTTTGTCCTTAAGGAACTTCCAGGGAATACTCATTTCAGAACACAGAAAATTCTGTTCCATATCTatctcttaaagaaaaaaatcccttcttAGTGCACTCCTGCTGagccctctcttttttcctcttctctccccagaTTGTTCTGGCCTTTGGGAATTACATGAACAGCAGTAAACGTGGAGCAGCCTATGGTTTCAGGCTACAGAGCCTTGATGCAGTAAGGGAACTCAACTAGACCCTGAAACGGGGGAGGGAAGACTGAAGGGGCCTTCCTGGCACATCTGGGTGTCCCCCCGTTTGCAGTCAATGGGGCTGGAGTCTTGGGGATCAGTTCTCTATAACTTCTCCTCCCCACAGCTG includes:
- the FMNL1 gene encoding formin-like protein 1 isoform X1, which gives rise to MGNAAGSGDHSPAPAALPHKQPAAPKQPMPGAGELEERFNRVLNCMNLPPDKIQLLSQYDSEKKWELICDQERFQVKNPPAAYIQKLKSYLETGGVSRKVTADWMTNLGFKRRVQESTQVLRELEISLRTNHIGWVQEFLNEENQGLDVLLEYLAFAQCSVTYDMESMDNGSPSPEKSKPLDQSVEDLGKGSPPSSSSSSLSQGKGRHLTVRCPPSPRLNPAHSRKTLRNSRIVSQKDDVHVCIMCLRAIMNYQSGFSLVMNHPACVNEITLSLNNKSPRTKALVLELLAAVCLVRGGHEIILAAFDNFKEVCGEKNRFERLMEYFRNEDSNIDFMVACMQFINIVVHSVENMNFRVFLQYEFTHLGLDVYLERLRLTESDKLQVQIQAYLDNVFDVGALLEDTETKNAVLEHMEELQEQVALLTERLREAENESMAKIAELEKQLSSTRKDLDLLRERHSECASMGTSQLPPDPKKVPALSPVPAQPSALELKLEELERKGLIRILRGPGEDITIEIIPVVVATPPDTMTMTTKPETLGAPASPSGTDLPPPATPPAASVCPPPPPPPLPQSPPVSASPAPQETPASAPPPPPPLPGHLDLPPAPPLPGAEPSPAPPPPPPPPPGTSGTVPPPPPGGLPGAFGGPTPETGAVKAKKPIQTKFRMPVFNWVALKPSQITGTVFTEINDEKVLQELDMSDFEEQFKTKSQGPSLDLNALKAKTAHKAPSKVTLIEANRAKNLAITLRKGNLSTDRICQAIETYDLQALSLDFLELLTRFLPTEYELSLIGRYEKEQRPLEELSDEDRFMLRFSRIPRLSERMATLAFLGNFPDTAQLLMPQLNAIIAASISLKSSDKLRNILEIVLAFGNYMNSSKRGAAYGFRLQSLDALLEMKSTDRKQTLLHYLVKVIGEKYPKLTCFHADLHFLDKAGAVSLDSVLQDTRALQRGMELARREFMRQDDNPVLKEFLKANSPSMEKLLADGKTAQEAYESVVEYFGENPKTTPPSMFFPVFSRFVKAYKKAEQEVEQWKKQEAAAQEAGAPVAGQGDSAEPKTQSPPKARRQQMDLISELKRKQQKEPLIYESDRDGAIEDIITDLRNQPYRRSDTGRRSARRKPPGPSLQVTPDLAL
- the FMNL1 gene encoding formin-like protein 1 isoform X4; the encoded protein is MGNAAGSGDHSPAPAALPHKQPAAPKQPMPGAGELEERFNRVLNCMNLPPDKIQLLSQYDSEKKWELICDQERFQVKNPPAAYIQKLKSYLETGGVSRKFKRRVQESTQVLRELEISLRTNHIGWVQEFLNEENQGLDVLLEYLAFAQCSVTYDMESMDNGSPSPEKSKPLDQSVEDLGKGSPPSSSSSSLSQGKGRHLTVRCPPSPRLNPAHSRKTLRNSRIVSQKDDVHVCIMCLRAIMNYQSGFSLVMNHPACVNEITLSLNNKSPRTKALVLELLAAVCLVRGGHEIILAAFDNFKEVCGEKNRFERLMEYFRNEDSNIDFMVACMQFINIVVHSVENMNFRVFLQYEFTHLGLDVYLERLRLTESDKLQVQIQAYLDNVFDVGALLEDTETKNAVLEHMEELQEQVALLTERLREAENESMAKIAELEKQLSSTRKDLDLLRERHSECASMGTSQLPPDPKKVPALSPVPAQPSALELKLEELERKGLIRILRGPGEDITIEIIPVVVATPPDTMTMTTKPETLGAPASPSGTDLPPPATPPAASVCPPPPPPPLPQSPPVSASPAPQETPASAPPPPPPLPGHLDLPPAPPLPGAEPSPAPPPPPPPPPGTSGTVPPPPPGGLPGAFGGPTPETGAVKAKKPIQTKFRMPVFNWVALKPSQITGTVFTEINDEKVLQELDMSDFEEQFKTKSQGPSLDLNALKAKTAHKAPSKVTLIEANRAKNLAITLRKGNLSTDRICQAIETYDLQALSLDFLELLTRFLPTEYELSLIGRYEKEQRPLEELSDEDRFMLRFSRIPRLSERMATLAFLGNFPDTAQLLMPQLNAIIAASISLKSSDKLRNILEIVLAFGNYMNSSKRGAAYGFRLQSLDALLEMKSTDRKQTLLHYLVKVIGEKYPKLTCFHADLHFLDKAGAVSLDSVLQDTRALQRGMELARREFMRQDDNPVLKEFLKANSPSMEKLLADGKTAQEAYESVVEYFGENPKTTPPSMFFPVFSRFVKAYKKAEQEVEQWKKQEAAAQEAGAPVAGQGDSAEPKTQSPPKARRQQMDLISELKRKQQKEPLIYESDRDGAIEDIITDLRNQPYRRSDTGRRSARRKPPGPSLQVTPDLAL